One segment of Streptomyces sp. NBC_01463 DNA contains the following:
- a CDS encoding DNA topoisomerase IV subunit A yields the protein MARRSTKTPPPDDFEEKILDIDVVDEMQGSFLEYAYSVIYSRALPDARDGLKPVHRRIVYQMNEMGLRPERGFVKCARVVGEVMGKLHPHGDASIYDALVRMAQPFSMRLPLVDGHGNFGSLGNDDPPAAMRYTECRMADATSLMTESIDEDTVAFQSNYDGQEQEPVVLPAAYPNLLVNGTTGIAVGMATNMPPHNLGEVIAAARHLIKHPGADLETLMRFVPGPDLPTGGRIVGLGGIKDAYAAGRGSFKIRATVAVENVTPRRKGLVVTELPFTVGPEKVIAKIKDLVSSKKLQGIADVKDLTDRSHGLRLVIEIKNGFVPEAVLEQLYKLTPMEESFGINNVALVDGQPLTLGLKELLEVYLDHRFDVVRRRSEFRRTKRRNRLHLVEGLLVALIDIDEVIRLIRSSDNSAQAKERLIEHFSLSEIQTQYILDTPLRRLTRFDRIELESERDRLNAEIDELTAILESDTELRKLVSTELAAVAKKFGTDRRTVLLESAGSQVASVPLEVADDPCRVLLSSTGLLARTANDEPIEFAEDAKRAKHDVIVSAVAATARGDIGVVTSTGRLMRLPVIDLPQLPDTHAAPNLSGGAMVAEFLTLDADEEVVCLTTLDEASPGLAIGTLQGVVKRVVPDYPANKDELEVITLKDGDRIVGAAELRTGEEDLVFVTSDAQLLRYPAAQVRPQGRPAGGMAGVKLAAGAEVLSFSAVDPAVDAMVFTVAGSHGTLDDSVLTCKLTPFDQYPRKGRATGGVRCHRFLKGEDVLVFGWAGATPARAAQKNGTPAALPEPDPRRDGSGTPLENPVAVIAGPV from the coding sequence ATGGCCCGCCGCAGCACGAAGACCCCGCCGCCGGACGACTTCGAGGAGAAGATCCTCGACATCGACGTCGTCGACGAAATGCAGGGCTCCTTCCTCGAGTACGCGTACTCCGTGATCTACTCACGGGCCCTGCCGGACGCCCGTGACGGCCTGAAGCCGGTGCACCGCCGCATCGTCTACCAGATGAACGAGATGGGCCTGCGCCCGGAACGCGGCTTCGTGAAGTGCGCCCGCGTGGTCGGCGAGGTCATGGGTAAGTTGCACCCGCACGGCGACGCGTCGATCTACGACGCGCTGGTGCGGATGGCACAGCCGTTCTCCATGCGGCTCCCCCTCGTCGACGGACACGGGAACTTCGGCTCGCTCGGCAACGACGACCCGCCGGCCGCCATGCGGTACACCGAGTGCCGGATGGCCGACGCGACGTCGTTGATGACGGAGTCGATCGACGAGGACACCGTCGCCTTCCAGTCGAACTACGACGGCCAGGAGCAGGAGCCTGTCGTCCTCCCGGCCGCCTACCCGAACCTCCTGGTCAACGGCACGACCGGGATCGCGGTCGGCATGGCGACCAACATGCCGCCGCACAACCTGGGCGAGGTCATCGCCGCCGCCCGCCACCTGATCAAGCATCCGGGCGCGGACCTGGAGACCCTGATGCGGTTCGTCCCCGGTCCGGACCTGCCGACCGGCGGCCGGATCGTGGGTCTGGGCGGCATCAAGGACGCCTACGCGGCCGGCCGCGGCTCGTTCAAGATCCGCGCCACGGTCGCCGTGGAGAACGTCACCCCGCGCCGCAAGGGCCTGGTCGTCACCGAACTGCCCTTCACCGTCGGCCCGGAGAAGGTGATCGCCAAGATCAAGGACCTGGTCTCGTCGAAGAAGCTCCAGGGCATCGCGGACGTCAAGGACCTCACCGACCGCTCGCACGGACTGCGTCTGGTCATCGAGATCAAGAACGGTTTCGTGCCGGAGGCCGTCCTGGAGCAGCTCTACAAGCTGACGCCGATGGAGGAGTCCTTCGGCATCAACAACGTGGCGCTGGTCGACGGCCAGCCGCTCACGCTGGGGCTCAAGGAGCTCCTGGAGGTCTACCTCGACCACCGCTTCGACGTGGTCCGCCGGCGCAGCGAGTTCCGCCGGACCAAGCGCCGCAACCGGCTGCACCTGGTCGAGGGTCTCCTCGTCGCGCTGATCGACATCGACGAGGTCATCCGCCTCATCCGCTCCAGCGACAACTCGGCGCAGGCGAAGGAGCGGCTCATCGAGCACTTCTCGCTGAGCGAGATCCAGACCCAGTACATCCTGGACACCCCGCTGCGCCGGCTGACCCGGTTCGACCGGATCGAGCTGGAGAGCGAGCGGGACCGGCTCAACGCCGAGATCGACGAGCTGACCGCGATCCTGGAGTCGGACACCGAGCTGCGCAAGCTCGTCTCCACGGAACTGGCCGCTGTCGCGAAGAAGTTCGGCACCGACCGGCGCACGGTGCTGCTGGAGTCGGCCGGATCGCAGGTGGCCTCGGTGCCGCTGGAGGTCGCGGACGACCCCTGCCGGGTGCTGCTGTCCTCGACCGGGCTGCTGGCGCGCACCGCCAACGACGAGCCGATCGAGTTCGCCGAGGACGCCAAGCGGGCCAAGCACGATGTGATCGTGTCGGCGGTCGCGGCCACCGCGCGCGGCGACATCGGCGTGGTGACGTCCACCGGGCGGCTGATGCGGCTGCCGGTGATCGATCTGCCGCAGCTGCCGGACACCCATGCGGCGCCCAACCTCTCGGGCGGGGCGATGGTCGCGGAGTTCCTCACGCTGGACGCGGACGAGGAGGTCGTCTGCCTCACCACGCTGGACGAGGCGTCACCGGGGCTGGCGATCGGCACCCTGCAGGGCGTCGTGAAGCGCGTGGTGCCCGACTACCCCGCGAACAAGGACGAGCTGGAGGTCATCACCCTCAAGGACGGTGACCGCATCGTCGGCGCGGCCGAACTGCGCACCGGTGAGGAGGACCTGGTCTTCGTCACCTCGGACGCGCAGCTGCTGCGCTATCCGGCGGCGCAGGTACGTCCGCAGGGCCGTCCGGCCGGCGGTATGGCGGGCGTGAAGCTCGCGGCGGGGGCGGAGGTGCTCTCGTTCTCGGCGGTGGATCCGGCGGTGGACGCGATGGTGTTCACGGTCGCGGGTTCGCACGGCACGCTGGACGATTCGGTGCTGACGTGCAAGCTCACCCCGTTCGACCAGTATCCGCGCAAGGGCCGGGCGACCGGCGGGGTGCGCTGCCACCGGTTCCTCAAGGGCGAGGACGTGCTGGTGTTCGGCTGGGCGGGTGCGACGCCGGCCCGGGCCGCGCAGAAGAACGGCACGCCGGCGGCACTGCCCGAGCCCGATCCGCGGCGCGACGGTTCCGGCACTCCGCTGGAGAACCCGGTCGCCGTGATCGCCGGCCCCGTGTAG
- a CDS encoding GTP-binding protein, which produces MSPSSPPRSQQIPVIVLAGFLGSGKTTLLNHLLRHRAGNRIGVIVNDFGSIEIDAMTVSGQVGSTVSLGGGCLCCAVDASELDAYLETLTRPAARLDVIVIEASGLAEPQELVRMLLASDNPHILYGGLVEVVDAAEFGATRERHPEIDRHLAVADLVVLNKTDRAGEAERTRVREAVAATGSTAAVIPATYGRIDPELLFDPALRPDGEEKARQLTFEDLYLEERARETGEEHGDHLHTVYESVDFTSDVPMDPRRLMEFLDSRPEGLYRIKGYVDFGAGDADHAYGVHAVGRFLRFAPRPWTRGEPRLTRLVLIGSGVDAPALRKELESCREPGDAGPETPQDAAHERAMWGVLRYVQQPGDDDA; this is translated from the coding sequence TTGAGCCCGTCGTCGCCGCCCCGCAGCCAGCAGATCCCGGTCATCGTCCTCGCGGGATTCCTGGGATCCGGCAAGACGACGCTGCTCAACCACCTCCTGCGCCACCGCGCCGGAAACCGGATCGGCGTGATCGTCAACGATTTCGGGTCCATCGAGATCGACGCCATGACCGTCTCCGGACAGGTCGGCTCGACCGTCTCGCTGGGCGGCGGCTGCCTGTGCTGCGCGGTCGACGCGAGCGAACTGGACGCCTACCTGGAGACCCTGACCCGGCCCGCCGCCCGCCTCGACGTGATCGTCATCGAGGCGAGCGGGCTCGCCGAACCGCAGGAACTCGTGCGCATGCTCCTCGCCAGCGACAACCCGCACATCCTGTACGGGGGACTGGTCGAGGTCGTCGACGCCGCCGAGTTCGGGGCCACCCGGGAGCGCCATCCGGAGATCGACCGCCACCTCGCCGTTGCCGACCTCGTGGTGCTGAACAAGACGGACCGGGCCGGGGAGGCGGAGCGGACCCGGGTCCGGGAGGCCGTCGCGGCGACCGGCAGCACGGCGGCCGTCATCCCCGCCACGTACGGACGCATCGATCCCGAGCTGCTCTTCGACCCGGCGCTGCGGCCCGACGGCGAGGAGAAGGCCCGTCAGCTCACCTTCGAGGACCTGTACCTGGAGGAGCGCGCGCGGGAGACCGGCGAGGAGCACGGGGACCATCTGCACACGGTGTACGAGAGCGTCGACTTCACCTCCGACGTGCCGATGGACCCCCGCCGGCTGATGGAGTTCCTCGACTCCCGGCCCGAGGGCCTCTACCGGATCAAGGGGTACGTCGACTTCGGCGCGGGCGACGCGGACCACGCGTACGGGGTGCACGCCGTCGGCCGGTTCCTGAGGTTCGCCCCGCGCCCCTGGACGCGCGGCGAGCCGCGGCTGACCCGGCTCGTCCTCATCGGCTCCGGCGTCGACGCCCCGGCCCTGCGCAAGGAACTCGAAAGCTGCCGGGAGCCGGGGGATGCGGGGCCGGAAACACCGCAGGACGCCGCACACGAGCGAGCCATGTGGGGCGTCCTGCGGTACGTGCAACAGCCCGGCGACGACGACGCGTAG
- a CDS encoding citrate synthase/methylcitrate synthase, with product MTTTTAGTPLDVPRGLAGVVVTETALGDVRGREGFYHYRQYSAIELAQNRSFEDVWYLMTEGELPTRAARADFAARTAALRTLPAAVRDALPAIARAGAVSGPLAGLRTALSLLGASAGFRPVYDIDAERRRSDALTVCAAVPTVLTALHRLGQGLEPVEPRDDLPYAANYLYMLTGSVPDAARVRAVEQYLISTVDHGFNASTFTGRVVASTGADVAACLVAAVGALSGPLHGGAPSRALDTLDAIGTPDRIDGWIRERVLAGDRIMGFGHPVYRTEDPRSRMLRGIAQSFGGPLVDFAVEVERQVEAILAELKPGRELHTNVEFYAGVVMELCGLPREMFTPTFCAARVVGWSANILEQAEDSKIIRPAARYIGPPPPQPVPAV from the coding sequence ATGACGACCACCACCGCCGGCACACCGCTCGACGTCCCCCGGGGACTCGCGGGTGTCGTCGTCACCGAAACCGCCCTGGGTGACGTCCGGGGCCGCGAAGGCTTCTACCACTACCGGCAGTACTCGGCGATCGAACTGGCGCAGAACCGCAGCTTCGAGGACGTGTGGTACCTGATGACGGAGGGCGAGCTGCCGACCCGGGCAGCGCGGGCGGACTTCGCGGCCCGGACCGCCGCGCTGCGCACGCTGCCCGCCGCGGTCCGCGACGCCCTGCCCGCCATAGCCCGTGCGGGTGCCGTATCGGGTCCGCTCGCCGGGCTCCGCACCGCTCTCTCCCTGCTGGGCGCCTCGGCCGGCTTCCGCCCGGTGTACGACATCGACGCGGAGCGGCGCCGCAGCGACGCCCTGACCGTGTGCGCCGCCGTTCCCACCGTGCTGACCGCCCTGCACCGGCTCGGCCAGGGACTCGAACCGGTGGAGCCGCGCGACGACCTGCCCTACGCGGCGAACTACCTCTACATGCTCACCGGGTCCGTACCGGACGCCGCCCGGGTCAGGGCTGTCGAGCAGTACCTCATCTCCACGGTCGACCACGGCTTCAACGCCTCGACCTTCACCGGCCGCGTCGTCGCCTCCACCGGCGCCGACGTCGCCGCCTGCCTGGTGGCGGCCGTCGGCGCGCTCTCCGGACCGCTGCACGGCGGTGCGCCCAGCCGCGCCCTCGACACCCTGGACGCCATCGGCACCCCCGACCGCATCGACGGCTGGATCCGCGAGCGCGTGCTCGCCGGCGACCGGATCATGGGCTTCGGACACCCGGTCTACCGCACCGAGGACCCCCGCTCGCGCATGCTCCGCGGCATCGCCCAGAGCTTCGGCGGACCGCTCGTCGACTTCGCCGTCGAGGTGGAACGGCAGGTCGAGGCGATCCTCGCCGAACTCAAGCCGGGGCGTGAGCTGCACACCAACGTGGAGTTCTACGCCGGAGTGGTCATGGAGCTGTGCGGGCTGCCCCGCGAGATGTTCACCCCGACCTTCTGCGCGGCGCGGGTCGTCGGCTGGAGCGCCAATATCCTGGAGCAGGCGGAGGACTCGAAGATCATCCGCCCGGCGGCCCGCTACATCGGTCCGCCCCCGCCCCAGCCGGTCCCGGCCGTCTGA
- a CDS encoding citrate synthase, which translates to MTDQAGAGGFAEPSAQRLTTRETAERLGVKPETVYAYVSRGQLSSNRAPGGRGSTFDAAEVDALARRTGRREPAAPVGGLAFPTGITLIGSDRYYFRGVDATELARRHAYEEVAEWLWTGELRPGVRFTAPAEALAAARRAVGALPPHAGSTDRLRVAVIAAAATDPLRFDLSREAVLGGARSLIPTLVAALPTVADEAVTQAAAVGDEASRLAPQLWPKLTGRPADEASLAVLDTALGLLIDHDLAASTLAARVAASARAHPYAVVSAGLGVLEGPLHGAASGLAHRMLTEVLERGGAAPVVADHLRTGRRVPGLGHRLYTGEDPRATTLFALLARIPEAAPALAAARDVVATTARHAPLHANVDLALAVLSVSSGMAVEAGETVFAVSRTAGWIAHALEEYGERPLRMRPSGQYTGPQPPQPLPVATGEPSQ; encoded by the coding sequence ATGACGGATCAAGCAGGTGCGGGCGGATTCGCCGAGCCCTCCGCGCAGCGGCTCACCACACGGGAGACGGCCGAGCGCCTGGGCGTGAAGCCCGAAACGGTGTACGCGTACGTGAGCCGGGGCCAGCTCAGCAGCAACCGCGCCCCGGGCGGTCGCGGAAGCACGTTCGACGCGGCGGAGGTCGACGCCCTGGCGCGCCGTACCGGGCGCAGGGAGCCGGCCGCCCCGGTCGGCGGCCTCGCCTTCCCCACCGGCATCACGCTCATCGGGAGCGACCGGTACTACTTCCGGGGCGTCGATGCGACGGAGCTGGCACGGCGGCATGCGTACGAGGAGGTCGCCGAGTGGCTCTGGACCGGGGAGCTGCGGCCCGGTGTCCGCTTCACGGCGCCTGCCGAGGCTCTCGCCGCGGCCCGGCGGGCGGTCGGTGCGCTGCCGCCGCACGCCGGGTCGACGGACCGGCTGCGGGTCGCGGTCATCGCGGCCGCCGCGACCGATCCGCTGCGCTTCGACCTGTCGCGCGAGGCGGTGCTGGGCGGGGCCCGGAGCCTGATCCCGACGCTGGTCGCCGCGCTGCCGACGGTCGCCGACGAGGCCGTCACGCAAGCCGCGGCGGTCGGGGACGAGGCATCTCGACTGGCCCCGCAACTGTGGCCGAAACTGACCGGCCGCCCTGCCGACGAGGCGTCGCTCGCCGTGCTGGACACCGCTCTGGGGCTGCTGATCGACCACGACCTGGCCGCCTCCACCCTGGCGGCGCGGGTCGCCGCATCGGCGCGCGCCCATCCGTACGCGGTGGTCTCAGCGGGACTCGGAGTGCTGGAGGGTCCTCTGCACGGCGCCGCGAGCGGGCTGGCGCACCGCATGCTGACCGAGGTCCTGGAGCGGGGCGGGGCGGCTCCCGTGGTCGCGGACCATCTGCGAACCGGGCGCCGGGTGCCGGGCCTCGGTCACCGGCTCTACACCGGCGAGGACCCCCGGGCGACGACCCTGTTCGCCCTGCTCGCGCGGATCCCGGAGGCGGCGCCGGCCCTGGCCGCGGCCCGTGACGTCGTCGCCACGACCGCCCGTCACGCCCCCCTGCACGCCAACGTCGATCTGGCGCTCGCCGTGCTCTCCGTCTCCTCGGGCATGGCCGTGGAGGCGGGCGAGACCGTGTTCGCGGTCTCCCGCACCGCGGGCTGGATCGCCCATGCCCTGGAGGAGTACGGGGAGCGCCCGCTGCGGATGCGCCCCAGCGGGCAGTACACCGGACCGCAGCCGCCTCAGCCGTTGCCCGTCGCCACAGGGGAACCTTCGCAATAG
- a CDS encoding LacI family DNA-binding transcriptional regulator has translation MTRRLAQVAQKVGVSEATVSRVLNGKPGVSDATRQAVLSALDVLGYERPTQLRGERARLVGLVLPELQNPIFPAFAEVVGSALAQQGLTPVLCTQTKGGVSEAEYVELLLQQQVSGVVFAGGLYAQTDAPHDHYKVLADRKIPVVLINAAIDHLDFPGISCDDSVAVEQAWRHLVSLGHERIGLVLGPSDHVPSQRKLAAARALAEEAGTTMPDKWVARAMYSLEGGQAAAMRLLDEGITGIICASDVLALGAVRAARRRGLSVPADVSVVGYDDSAFMNCTEPPLTTVRQPIEAMGRAAVELLSVQIGGRTVPSEELLYEPELVVRGSTAQPPRTVSR, from the coding sequence ATGACGCGACGACTTGCTCAGGTGGCACAGAAGGTTGGAGTCAGCGAGGCCACGGTCAGCCGGGTGCTCAACGGCAAGCCAGGAGTCTCCGACGCCACGCGGCAGGCCGTCCTGTCCGCGCTGGACGTCCTCGGATACGAGCGGCCGACCCAGCTGCGCGGCGAGCGGGCCCGGCTCGTCGGCCTGGTCCTGCCCGAGCTGCAGAACCCGATCTTCCCCGCCTTCGCGGAGGTGGTCGGGAGCGCACTCGCGCAGCAGGGCCTCACCCCCGTCCTGTGCACCCAGACCAAGGGCGGCGTCTCGGAGGCGGAGTACGTCGAGCTGCTCCTGCAGCAGCAGGTCTCGGGCGTCGTCTTCGCCGGTGGCCTCTACGCCCAGACCGACGCCCCGCACGACCACTACAAGGTGCTGGCCGACCGGAAGATCCCCGTCGTCCTCATCAACGCGGCCATCGACCACCTCGACTTCCCGGGCATCTCCTGCGACGACTCGGTGGCCGTCGAGCAGGCCTGGCGCCACCTAGTGTCGCTCGGCCACGAACGCATCGGGCTGGTGCTCGGCCCCTCGGACCACGTGCCCTCGCAGCGCAAGCTCGCCGCGGCCCGGGCGCTCGCCGAGGAAGCCGGCACGACCATGCCGGACAAGTGGGTGGCCCGGGCGATGTACTCGCTGGAGGGCGGACAGGCGGCCGCCATGCGGCTGCTGGACGAGGGCATCACCGGGATCATCTGCGCCAGTGACGTGCTCGCCCTGGGGGCGGTGCGCGCCGCGCGCCGCCGGGGTCTCTCGGTCCCGGCCGACGTCTCCGTCGTCGGCTACGACGACTCGGCGTTCATGAACTGCACCGAGCCGCCGCTGACCACGGTGCGCCAGCCGATCGAGGCCATGGGGCGGGCGGCGGTCGAGCTGCTCTCCGTGCAGATCGGGGGCCGTACGGTGCCCTCCGAGGAGCTGCTCTACGAGCCCGAGCTGGTGGTACGCGGATCCACCGCCCAGCCCCCGCGCACCGTTTCCCGCTGA
- a CDS encoding sensor histidine kinase, with protein MSAPPPTVRRPRRLGWPRRVFSQVLLMQLAVATGVTVLATGLFLAPLSAQLDDQAMRRALSIAQSTAAQPQIAESLLATEPEPRGPVQSAAERIRRATGAEYVVVMDRRGVRWSHPDPARIGRVVSTDPGEALAGLEVREIDDGTLGRSARGKVPLRDASGDIAGAVSVGIAYDSVRARLLAAIPGLLAYAGGALAVGALAALLISRRLQRQTHDLAFSDIAALLTEREAMLHSIREGVVALDRTGRIRLLNDEAQRLLGVGPEASGRPLTEALGTGRTADVLAGEVAGEDLLTVRGSRVLLANRMPTADGGAVVTLRDRTELEHLGRELDSTRGLIDALRAQDHEHANRLHTLLGLLELELHEDAREFVTEVVGVHRATAEQVAERVRDPLLAALLVGKATVAAERGVALRIAPGTLLPDRLVDPRGLVTVVGNLVDNALDAAAGSDGALVEVGLRTEGRTVVLRVRDSGPGVPPAQRGSIFTEGWSTKELPAHGRRGLGLALVRRLAERQGGSVAVDTADEGGAEFTVVLPEAMTEAESDRAGAAR; from the coding sequence ATGAGCGCCCCACCGCCCACGGTCAGGAGGCCCCGTCGGCTCGGCTGGCCCCGGCGGGTCTTCTCGCAGGTCCTGCTGATGCAGCTGGCCGTAGCCACCGGCGTCACCGTACTCGCCACCGGCCTCTTTCTGGCACCCCTCAGCGCACAACTGGACGACCAGGCGATGCGCCGCGCCCTGTCGATCGCGCAGAGCACCGCCGCCCAGCCGCAGATCGCCGAGTCGCTCCTGGCGACGGAACCGGAGCCCCGGGGCCCCGTCCAGTCCGCCGCGGAGCGGATCAGGCGTGCCACGGGCGCGGAGTACGTCGTCGTGATGGACCGCCGCGGGGTGCGCTGGTCGCACCCGGACCCGGCCCGGATCGGGCGGGTGGTCTCCACCGACCCGGGTGAGGCGCTCGCGGGCCTGGAGGTCAGGGAGATCGACGACGGCACGCTCGGGCGCTCCGCCCGCGGCAAGGTGCCGCTGCGCGACGCGTCCGGGGACATCGCGGGCGCGGTCTCCGTGGGCATCGCGTACGACAGCGTCCGAGCCCGGCTCCTCGCGGCGATCCCCGGACTGCTCGCCTACGCGGGCGGGGCGCTGGCCGTGGGCGCGCTCGCCGCCCTCCTGATCTCCCGGCGGCTGCAACGGCAGACCCACGATCTGGCCTTCTCCGACATCGCGGCGCTGCTGACGGAGCGCGAGGCGATGCTGCACAGCATCCGGGAGGGCGTCGTGGCGCTCGACCGGACCGGCCGGATCCGCCTCCTGAACGACGAGGCGCAGCGGCTCCTCGGGGTCGGTCCCGAGGCGTCGGGGCGTCCGCTGACCGAGGCACTCGGCACCGGGCGGACCGCCGACGTGCTGGCCGGCGAGGTGGCGGGCGAGGACCTGCTGACGGTACGCGGCAGCCGGGTGCTGCTGGCCAACCGCATGCCGACCGCCGACGGGGGTGCCGTCGTCACCCTCCGCGACCGCACCGAGCTCGAACACCTCGGCCGCGAACTCGACTCCACCCGTGGGCTGATCGACGCCCTGCGCGCCCAGGACCACGAGCACGCCAACCGGCTCCACACGCTTCTGGGGCTGCTGGAGCTGGAGCTGCACGAGGACGCGAGGGAGTTCGTCACCGAGGTCGTCGGCGTCCACCGGGCCACCGCGGAACAGGTCGCCGAGAGGGTCCGCGATCCGCTGCTCGCCGCGCTGCTGGTGGGCAAGGCGACGGTCGCGGCGGAGCGCGGCGTCGCCCTGCGCATCGCCCCCGGCACGCTTCTCCCCGACCGGCTCGTCGACCCCCGCGGGCTGGTGACGGTCGTCGGCAACCTGGTCGACAACGCGCTGGACGCGGCCGCCGGATCGGACGGCGCCCTGGTCGAGGTCGGGCTGCGGACCGAGGGCCGTACGGTGGTGCTGCGGGTCCGCGACAGCGGTCCCGGTGTCCCGCCCGCACAGCGTGGATCGATCTTCACGGAGGGCTGGTCGACCAAGGAGCTCCCGGCGCACGGCAGGCGCGGCCTCGGGCTCGCGCTGGTACGACGGCTGGCCGAGCGCCAGGGCGGCAGCGTGGCGGTGGACACGGCGGACGAGGGCGGGGCCGAATTCACCGTCGTGCTCCCCGAGGCCATGACCGAGGCGGAATCCGACAGGGCGGGAGCGGCACGGTGA
- a CDS encoding response regulator: MIEVLVVDDDVRVARINAAYVSKVPGFRVAAQAHCAADALLAVENGPVDLILLDHYMPDRSGLAVVRELRGLGHRTDVIMVTAARDVATVQEAMRQGALQYLVKPFTYAGLRTKLEAYAALRHTLEGGGEAEQGDVDRLFGALWTAGEPDLPKGHSATTAELVRTALRGSDGPLSAQEVAESAGMSRQTAQRYLKLLERSGRVRLTLRYGETGRPEHRYAWVTGGT, from the coding sequence GTGATCGAGGTCCTGGTCGTGGACGACGACGTCCGGGTCGCGCGGATCAACGCGGCCTACGTCTCCAAGGTGCCCGGATTCCGGGTGGCCGCCCAGGCGCATTGCGCCGCCGACGCGCTCCTCGCGGTCGAGAACGGGCCGGTGGACCTGATCCTGCTGGACCACTACATGCCGGACCGCAGCGGGCTGGCGGTGGTGCGGGAGCTGCGCGGCCTCGGCCACCGCACGGACGTGATCATGGTGACTGCGGCGCGCGACGTCGCCACGGTCCAGGAGGCCATGCGCCAGGGGGCCCTGCAGTACCTGGTGAAGCCGTTCACGTACGCGGGGCTGCGGACCAAGCTGGAGGCGTACGCGGCGCTGCGGCACACCCTGGAGGGCGGCGGCGAGGCCGAGCAGGGGGACGTGGACCGGCTCTTCGGCGCTCTGTGGACGGCGGGCGAGCCCGATCTGCCCAAGGGGCACTCGGCCACGACGGCGGAACTCGTCCGCACGGCGCTCCGCGGCTCCGACGGCCCGCTCTCCGCCCAGGAGGTCGCGGAGAGCGCCGGGATGAGCCGCCAGACCGCCCAGCGCTATCTGAAGCTGCTGGAACGCTCCGGCCGCGTCCGGCTGACCCTGCGCTACGGCGAGACGGGCCGCCCCGAGCACCGCTACGCGTGGGTCACCGGCGGGACGTGA
- a CDS encoding helix-turn-helix transcriptional regulator, which produces MSKYRHSCLIRGDGGRAVRGILDRIGDKWTLLVVATLDGERMRFTELQQRIPGISQRMLTRTVRNLERDGLVSRTVFPEVPPRVEYELTARGRTLIEPAVKLAEWAVDHNAGIELSQSSYDSEHPRP; this is translated from the coding sequence ATGTCGAAGTACCGCCACAGCTGCCTCATCCGCGGCGACGGAGGCCGGGCGGTCCGCGGCATCCTGGACCGCATCGGCGACAAGTGGACCCTGCTCGTCGTGGCCACGCTCGACGGCGAACGCATGCGCTTCACCGAACTCCAGCAGCGCATCCCCGGCATCTCGCAGCGCATGCTCACCCGCACCGTCCGGAACCTGGAGCGCGACGGACTGGTGTCGCGCACGGTGTTCCCCGAGGTCCCGCCGCGGGTCGAGTACGAACTCACCGCGAGGGGACGCACCCTGATCGAGCCGGCCGTGAAGCTGGCCGAGTGGGCCGTCGACCACAACGCCGGCATCGAGCTGAGCCAGTCGTCCTACGACTCGGAGCACCCCCGCCCGTAA
- a CDS encoding DoxX family protein: MEIAYWIVAGLLAAFYLYAGGKKAVQSQERLAPMMGWVDTVPMWLVRVIGAVEILGAAGLVLPPLTGIAPALAVAAALGLLVLQVLATALHLSRSEVRETGLNAALIVLAAAAAWLATAW, translated from the coding sequence ATGGAGATCGCCTACTGGATCGTCGCCGGGCTCCTGGCGGCCTTCTACCTGTACGCGGGTGGCAAGAAGGCCGTGCAGAGCCAGGAACGGCTGGCGCCGATGATGGGCTGGGTGGACACGGTCCCGATGTGGCTGGTCCGGGTCATCGGCGCCGTCGAGATCCTCGGTGCCGCCGGTCTGGTGCTGCCGCCGCTCACGGGGATCGCGCCCGCCCTCGCGGTGGCGGCGGCGCTGGGCCTGCTCGTGCTCCAGGTGCTGGCGACCGCCCTGCACCTGTCCCGCAGCGAGGTCAGGGAGACCGGGCTCAACGCCGCGCTCATCGTGCTCGCCGCGGCGGCCGCCTGGCTTGCCACGGCCTGGTGA